In Cervus elaphus chromosome 5, mCerEla1.1, whole genome shotgun sequence, the following proteins share a genomic window:
- the LOC122693494 gene encoding 60S ribosomal protein L17-like, giving the protein MVRYSLDPENPTKSCKSRGSNLRVHFKNTRETAQAIKGMHIRKATKYLKDVTLKKQCVPFRRYNGGVGRCAQAKQWGWTQGRWPKKSAEFLLHMLKNAESNAELKGLDVDSLVIEHIQVNKAPKMRHRTYRAHGRINPYMSSPCHIEMILTEKEQIVPKPEEEVAQKKKISQKKLKKQKLMARE; this is encoded by the coding sequence ATGGTGCGCTATTCACTcgacccagaaaaccccacaaaatcatgcaaatcaagaggttcaaatcttcgtgttcactttaagaacactcgtgagactgcccaggccataaagggtatgcatatccgaaaagccaccaagtatctgaaggatgtcactttaaagaagcaatgtgtGCCATTCCGTCGTTACAATGGTGGAGTTGGTAGGTGTGCACAGgccaaacagtggggctggacacagggtcggtggcccaaaaagagtgctgaatttttactacacatgctcaaaaatgcagagagtaatgctGAACTTAAGGGCTTAGATGTAGATTCTCTGGTCATTGAGCACATCCAAGTGAACAAAGCCCCCAAGATGAGGCACAGGACTTACAGAGCTCACGGTCGGATCAACCCCTAcatgagctctccctgccacattgagatgatccttactgaaaaagaacagattgttcctaaaccagaagaggaggttgcacagaagaaaaagatatcccagaagaaactgaagaaacaaaaacttatggcccGGGAATAA